A single Bacillus sp. HMF5848 DNA region contains:
- the uvrB gene encoding excinuclease ABC subunit UvrB: MKDRFELVSKYSPQGDQPKAIEAIVNGLHAGKKHQTLLGATGTGKTFTISNVIKEVNRPTLIIAHNKTLAGQLYSEFKEFFPNNAVEYFVSYYDYYQPEAYVPSTDTFIEKDASINDEIDKLRHSATTSLFERRDVIIIASVSCIYGLGSPEEYSDLVASLRVGMEVERNQLLRKLVDIQYERNDINFHRGTFRVRGDVVEIFPASRDEHCIRIEFFGDEIDRIREVDALTGEILGEREHVAIFPASHFVTREEKMQQAIKNIEKELEERLAELHENGKLLEAQRLEQRTRYDLEMMREMGFCSGIENYSRHLTLRPPGSTPYTLLDFFPDDFLIVIDESHVTLPQVRGMYNGDQARKQVLVDHGFRLPSAMDNRPLKFNEFEEHINQVVYISATPGPYEIEHSPEMIEQIIRPTGLLDPTIDVRPIEGQIDDLVGEIHQRVERNERVLVTTLTKKMSEDLTDYLKDIGMKVSYLHSEINTLERIEIIRDLRIGKYDVLIGINLLREGLDIPEVSLVAILDADKEGFLRAERSLIQTIGRAARNANGHVIMYADKITKSMRIALDETQRRRTMQEEHNEKHGITPQTIKKDIRDVIRATHAAEDTEGYGDKPKAGKLSKAEREKVLAELEREMKDAAKALDFEKAAELRDVIFELKSQG; the protein is encoded by the coding sequence GTGAAGGACCGGTTTGAATTAGTTTCGAAGTACAGTCCTCAAGGGGATCAGCCTAAAGCGATTGAAGCAATAGTGAACGGCTTGCATGCTGGCAAAAAGCATCAAACATTGTTAGGTGCGACAGGTACAGGTAAGACATTTACTATTTCAAATGTAATTAAAGAGGTAAACAGACCAACTCTGATTATTGCACATAATAAAACACTTGCTGGACAGTTGTATAGTGAATTTAAAGAGTTTTTTCCTAATAATGCGGTGGAGTACTTTGTAAGTTATTACGATTACTATCAGCCAGAGGCTTATGTACCATCGACGGATACATTTATTGAAAAAGATGCAAGTATTAATGATGAAATAGACAAGCTGCGTCACTCAGCGACGACTTCGTTGTTTGAACGTCGTGACGTGATTATTATTGCTAGTGTTTCCTGTATATATGGCTTAGGGTCACCGGAGGAATATAGTGATTTAGTCGCTTCATTACGCGTTGGGATGGAGGTTGAACGAAATCAACTACTGCGTAAGCTCGTTGATATTCAATACGAACGAAACGATATTAATTTCCACCGTGGGACGTTTCGTGTCCGTGGTGATGTCGTGGAAATATTCCCGGCCTCTCGTGACGAGCATTGTATTCGAATTGAATTTTTTGGTGATGAAATTGATCGTATTCGTGAAGTAGATGCGTTAACAGGAGAGATTTTAGGTGAACGAGAGCATGTAGCAATTTTCCCAGCGTCCCACTTCGTTACACGTGAAGAAAAAATGCAACAGGCTATTAAAAATATTGAAAAAGAGCTCGAAGAACGGTTAGCAGAGCTTCATGAGAACGGCAAGCTTCTTGAAGCGCAGCGCTTGGAACAGCGGACACGCTATGATCTTGAAATGATGCGAGAGATGGGCTTTTGTTCAGGGATTGAAAACTACTCTCGTCACCTAACATTGCGTCCACCAGGTTCTACACCGTATACATTACTAGACTTCTTCCCAGATGATTTTTTAATTGTAATAGATGAATCACACGTTACGCTACCACAGGTTCGTGGAATGTATAATGGTGACCAAGCGCGTAAGCAAGTATTAGTGGATCATGGTTTCCGCTTACCATCTGCGATGGATAACCGTCCACTGAAATTTAACGAGTTCGAAGAGCATATTAATCAAGTCGTCTACATATCTGCTACGCCTGGTCCATATGAGATTGAGCACTCACCAGAGATGATTGAACAAATTATTCGTCCAACTGGCTTGCTTGATCCAACGATTGACGTGCGCCCGATTGAAGGGCAAATAGATGATTTGGTGGGAGAAATTCATCAGCGTGTTGAGCGTAATGAGCGCGTGCTGGTGACGACATTAACGAAGAAGATGTCGGAGGATTTAACGGATTATTTGAAGGATATTGGTATGAAGGTATCCTATTTGCATTCAGAAATTAACACGTTAGAACGAATTGAGATTATTCGTGACTTACGTATCGGTAAGTACGATGTACTAATAGGCATTAACTTACTCCGCGAAGGACTGGATATCCCAGAGGTGTCGCTCGTGGCGATTTTAGATGCCGATAAAGAAGGATTTTTACGTGCAGAGCGATCACTCATTCAAACGATTGGACGTGCAGCTCGTAATGCAAATGGTCACGTTATTATGTATGCGGACAAGATTACTAAATCAATGAGAATTGCGTTAGATGAGACACAACGCCGCCGTACTATGCAAGAAGAGCATAACGAAAAGCATGGTATTACACCGCAAACTATTAAAAAGGATATTCGTGATGTCATTCGTGCCACACATGCTGCCGAAGATACCGAGGGCTATGGTGATAAGCCGAAAGCAGGGAAGCTTTCAAAAGCTGAGCGAGAAAAAGTACTCGCAGAGCTTGAACGCGAAATGAAGGATGCTGCTAAAGCGCTTGACTTTGAGAAGGCGGCAGAGCTTCGTGATGTAATATTCGAATTAAAATCTCAAGGGTAA
- the uvrA gene encoding excinuclease ABC subunit UvrA, with protein MPMDKLVIKGARAHNLKNIDVTIPRDQLVVLTGLSGSGKSSLAFDTIYAEGQRRYVESLSAYARQFLGQMDKPDVDAIDGLSPAISIDQKTTSRNPRSTVGTVTEIYDYLRLLFARIGRPTCPIHNIEITSQTIEQMVDRIVMYPERTKIQVLAPLVQGRKGTHVKVFEDIKKQGYVRVRVNGEMLELSDDIELEKNKKHSIEVVVDRIVIKEGVAARLSDSLETALKLGEGRVLIDVMGEEELLFSELHACPHCGFSIGELEPRMFSFNSPFGACPDCDGLGSKLEVDIDLVIPNKELSLHGHAIAPWEPTSSQYYPQLLQAVCNHYGIDMDVPISELPQHLLDKVLYGSNGEEIYFRYENDFGQVRENYITFEGVLSNVNRRYHETSSDYIREQMEKYMAQHDCHTCKGNRLKRESLAVLIQEHHIGHVTQFSITEASEFFQSLKLSEKDAKIAYMILREIQERLSFLINVGLDYLTLNRAAGTLSGGEAQRIRLATQIGSRLTGVLYILDEPSIGLHQRDNDRLIQTLQNMRDIGNTLIVVEHDEDTMLAADHLIDIGPGAGVHGGEIVSQGTPKDVMNDPNSLTGQYLSGKRFIPLPDERRKPDERFIEIVGAKENNLKSVKVKFPLGMFVAVTGVSGSGKSTLINEILHKSLAMKLHKAKSKPGAHKSIKGVEHLDKVIDIDQSPIGRTPRSNPATYTGVFDDIRDVYATTNEAKVRGYKKGRFSFNVKGGRCEACRGDGIIKIEMHFLPDVYVPCEVCHGKRYNRETLEVKYKDKNISDILNMTVEDAVSFFENIPKIRRKLETLYDVGLGYITLGQPATTLSGGEAQRVKLASELHRRSTGRSLYILDEPTTGLHVDDISRLLIVLQRLVENGDTVLVIEHNLDVIKAADYIVDLGPEGGDKGGTIVATGTPEEVVQVRESYTGKYLKPILERDRERMKALIREKEALTK; from the coding sequence ATGCCGATGGATAAATTGGTCATAAAAGGTGCGCGCGCACACAATTTGAAAAATATTGATGTTACAATCCCACGCGATCAGCTTGTTGTATTGACAGGTCTTTCAGGGTCAGGTAAGTCGTCCTTAGCGTTTGATACGATTTATGCGGAAGGACAGCGACGCTATGTCGAGTCTCTGTCTGCGTATGCACGTCAGTTTTTAGGGCAAATGGACAAGCCGGATGTTGATGCAATTGATGGCTTGTCTCCCGCCATTTCGATAGACCAAAAAACAACGAGTCGAAATCCTCGTTCGACTGTTGGGACGGTAACAGAAATATATGATTATTTACGTTTATTGTTTGCAAGAATAGGACGGCCGACATGTCCGATACATAACATCGAAATAACTTCACAAACGATTGAGCAAATGGTAGATCGTATTGTTATGTATCCTGAGCGAACAAAAATACAAGTGCTAGCTCCTCTCGTACAAGGACGTAAAGGGACACATGTGAAAGTATTTGAAGATATAAAGAAGCAAGGCTATGTACGTGTTAGAGTCAATGGCGAGATGCTTGAGCTGTCCGATGATATTGAATTAGAAAAAAATAAAAAGCACAGTATCGAAGTAGTTGTGGACCGTATTGTTATAAAAGAAGGGGTAGCGGCTCGCCTGAGTGATTCGTTAGAAACAGCGCTGAAGCTAGGAGAAGGCCGTGTGCTTATCGATGTGATGGGTGAAGAAGAGCTTTTGTTTAGCGAGCTTCATGCATGTCCACATTGTGGCTTCTCAATTGGTGAGCTTGAACCGCGGATGTTCTCTTTTAATAGTCCGTTCGGAGCATGTCCTGATTGCGATGGTTTAGGCTCGAAGCTTGAGGTCGATATCGACTTAGTTATACCGAATAAAGAGCTTTCTTTACATGGTCATGCGATTGCACCGTGGGAACCAACGAGTTCACAGTATTATCCGCAGCTATTGCAAGCGGTATGTAATCATTATGGCATTGATATGGATGTACCTATCTCAGAGCTTCCGCAGCACCTGTTAGATAAGGTTTTATATGGCAGCAATGGCGAAGAAATTTATTTCCGTTATGAAAATGATTTCGGTCAAGTGCGCGAGAATTATATTACCTTTGAAGGTGTGTTATCAAATGTAAATCGTCGTTATCACGAAACAAGCTCTGATTATATTCGTGAGCAAATGGAAAAATACATGGCGCAGCATGATTGTCATACGTGTAAAGGCAATCGTTTAAAGCGAGAGTCACTTGCTGTGTTAATCCAGGAGCACCATATTGGACACGTAACGCAATTTTCTATTACAGAAGCATCTGAGTTTTTTCAATCTCTAAAGCTATCTGAAAAAGATGCTAAAATTGCTTACATGATTTTACGAGAAATTCAAGAACGACTGAGCTTTTTAATTAATGTCGGGCTTGATTATTTGACGTTAAATCGTGCAGCGGGCACACTTTCCGGTGGTGAGGCACAACGAATTCGGTTGGCCACTCAAATCGGGTCAAGGCTAACTGGTGTTTTATATATTTTAGATGAGCCGTCGATTGGATTGCATCAGCGCGACAATGACCGTCTCATTCAGACACTGCAAAATATGCGTGACATTGGTAATACGCTTATTGTTGTAGAGCATGATGAAGATACGATGCTTGCCGCTGATCATTTGATTGATATCGGCCCTGGTGCTGGTGTACATGGTGGCGAAATTGTCTCACAAGGAACACCGAAGGATGTTATGAATGATCCTAACTCGTTAACCGGTCAGTATTTATCAGGTAAAAGGTTTATTCCGTTACCCGATGAGCGCCGTAAACCAGATGAACGTTTTATTGAAATTGTCGGAGCTAAAGAAAACAATCTAAAGAGCGTGAAGGTGAAGTTTCCGCTAGGTATGTTTGTCGCGGTTACAGGTGTGTCAGGCTCTGGGAAAAGTACGCTAATCAATGAAATACTGCATAAGTCGTTAGCGATGAAGCTGCACAAGGCGAAAAGCAAGCCGGGTGCTCATAAAAGTATTAAGGGCGTAGAGCATTTAGATAAAGTTATTGATATTGATCAGTCACCAATTGGGAGAACACCACGATCAAACCCTGCTACATACACAGGTGTGTTTGATGATATTCGTGATGTGTATGCGACTACGAATGAAGCGAAGGTTCGTGGATATAAAAAAGGTCGCTTTAGCTTTAATGTTAAAGGTGGTCGCTGTGAAGCGTGTCGTGGTGACGGTATTATCAAAATTGAAATGCATTTCTTACCGGATGTATATGTACCGTGTGAGGTGTGTCATGGAAAACGCTACAACCGTGAAACACTTGAAGTGAAATACAAGGATAAAAACATTTCTGATATTTTAAATATGACGGTGGAGGACGCTGTGTCATTTTTCGAAAATATCCCGAAAATTCGCCGAAAGCTAGAAACATTGTACGATGTAGGCCTTGGCTATATTACACTCGGTCAGCCAGCTACTACTTTGTCAGGGGGAGAGGCTCAGCGTGTGAAGCTTGCGTCCGAGCTTCATCGTCGCTCAACTGGCCGTTCCTTGTACATTCTAGATGAACCAACAACTGGGTTACATGTTGATGATATTTCGCGATTGCTCATCGTGCTTCAAAGATTAGTTGAAAATGGAGATACCGTTTTAGTTATTGAACACAACTTAGATGTTATAAAAGCAGCCGACTATATTGTTGATCTTGGGCCAGAGGGGGGCGACAAGGGAGGCACGATTGTTGCAACAGGTACTCCTGAGGAAGTAGTACAAGTGAGAGAGTCGTACACAGGTAAATATTTAAAGCCGAT
- a CDS encoding methyl-accepting chemotaxis protein — protein MLALSSHSEKRAQEGNQLIQSLAADMENVNETVTAANLLMSELHDQTESISTILQKINNVTEQTNLLALNAAIEAARAGEAGKGFAVVAGEVRKLAEDSKKSTAEIADILKGIEQKTKLVSEQVDRGQQVVTSSLETTEKTKYTFGRVVFNSNEVLKKANEVLQQVEALEKTSTAVIDEITALSSVSEQSSASVEEILASVDEQNTRIENISSSFKSLETLTKELTTTLKSKN, from the coding sequence ATGCTTGCTTTGTCTAGTCATTCTGAAAAGCGCGCTCAAGAGGGGAACCAATTAATTCAATCACTTGCTGCAGATATGGAGAATGTGAATGAAACAGTAACGGCTGCTAACCTTCTTATGTCGGAGCTACATGACCAGACAGAATCAATTTCAACGATTTTACAAAAAATAAACAATGTTACCGAACAAACAAATCTACTTGCTTTAAACGCTGCTATTGAGGCTGCACGCGCAGGTGAAGCTGGCAAAGGCTTTGCCGTTGTCGCTGGTGAAGTTCGTAAGCTTGCGGAGGATTCAAAAAAATCGACAGCTGAAATTGCTGATATCCTTAAAGGCATTGAACAAAAAACAAAGCTTGTGTCGGAGCAAGTCGACCGTGGCCAACAGGTTGTCACGTCCAGTTTAGAAACGACCGAGAAAACAAAATATACGTTCGGTAGAGTCGTGTTCAATTCAAATGAAGTGCTTAAAAAAGCAAATGAAGTGTTGCAGCAGGTGGAAGCACTGGAAAAGACATCAACCGCTGTTATAGATGAAATTACAGCTTTATCAAGTGTATCAGAGCAATCTAGCGCTTCTGTAGAAGAAATTCTCGCAAGTGTTGATGAACAAAACACACGTATTGAAAACATTTCTAGTTCTTTTAAAAGTCTTGAAACATTAACAAAGGAACTAACAACTACCTTAAAATCAAAAAACTGA
- a CDS encoding DUF2198 family protein, which translates to MLSIVLAIFVPCLLVILFTRVTYNHYVGLALTATLLLVSFIKIHTYTWTIMWIDMASMTVGFLYSRKQVLKGKKK; encoded by the coding sequence ATGTTAAGTATTGTGTTAGCGATTTTTGTTCCGTGTTTGCTAGTTATCTTGTTTACTAGAGTGACATATAATCACTATGTTGGCTTAGCACTAACAGCTACGCTACTTTTAGTTTCTTTTATTAAAATACATACTTACACTTGGACGATCATGTGGATAGACATGGCTTCTATGACCGTTGGCTTTTTATATTCACGTAAACAGGTGTTAAAAGGCAAAAAGAAATAA